ACAGCACTCGTGCGCTTCTCTTCCACGCATCCATGTCGTCGCGCTTCTGGGCCGAGGCACTGGGCGTCGCCACGTTCCTCATGAACTGCAAACCGTGGCACGCTAGTTCGGCACGCACACCACATGAGCTCCTCCTCGGCATTGCACAGGATTACACTCTCCTCCGCGTGTTTGGTTGCCGCTGTTTCCCTAACACCACCTCCACCTCTTGCCATAAGCTTGATCACCGCTTCGTCGAGTGCATTTTTCTTGGCTACCCACCTGACCACTGTGGTTACCGATGCTACGACCTTGCCTCTCGCCGTGTCATCACCTCGCGTCATGTTCGCTTCGATGAGGACATTTTTCCGTTTGCAGCTCGCCACCCTCCTAACCCCGCCGCTCCAGCTGCGCCTCGGCTTGTTCCCGCTCCTGTGCAGGTCTGTACCCCTTCTGGTGGCGACGCTCCCAGCGCTAGTCCACCACCGGCGCCATCTGGCCCGAGCGTCTGCGTTGGATCGCCCTTGGGAGGGTCTGCTTCCTCAAGCTCGGCCGTTGCTCCTACATCCGAGGGGTCTGCTTCATCATCCACGACCGTGTGCCCTGCTGCTCGCCGGATCGTCACGCGTGCCCGCGCTGGTGTGTTCTGCCCCAGCACACGCTACAGTGACGACTATGTCCACATCGCGTCTACAGCACCCTCTGAGGCCATCTCGCCACTGCCTCGCTCGGTGCACGCCGCCGTCCGCGACCCCAACTGGCTTGCTGCCATGCACGAGGAGTTCGCGGCTCTCGTCAGCAACCAAACTTGGGAGCTCGTGCCTCGCCCACCGCGCGCCAACATCATCTCTGGGAAGTGGGTTTTCTGCCACAAAACCCGCTCCGATGGCTCGCTGGAACGCTACAAGGCGCGGTGGGTCGTCCGCGGTTTTCGTCAACGCGCCGGCATCGACTACGGTGAGACGTTCTCTCCGGTGGTGAAGCCCGCCACGATTCGTGTCGTCCTCACGCTCGCCGCGTCCCGCGCGTGGCCCGTCCATCAGTTGGATGTCAAGAATGCCTTCCTCCACGGCACGCTTGAGGAGGAGGTGTTTTGCCTCCAACCCGCCGGCTTCGTCGACGCTGCTCACCCCGACCACGTCTGCCGCCTTTCCAAGTCCTTGTATGGCTTGAAGCAGGCACCGCGGGCGTGGTTTCTTCGGTTCGCCGGCTTCCTTGCCACTATTGGGTTCGCGCCCACGCGCTCCGATAGTTCGCTCTTCACGTTCATCCATGGCGCCGATGCTGCCTTCCTCTTGctgtacgtggacgacatcgtccTTACTGCGTCTAGTGTCGGTCTCCTTCATCGCATCATCGCCAAGCTCACCGGCGAGTTCGCTATGAAGGACCTCGGCCCCCTACATTACTTCCTCGGCGTGCGTGTGACGCGTACCAGTGCTGGCTTCTTCCTCTCGCAAGAGCAGTACGCCGAGGACCTGCTCGAGCGGGCTGCCATGGACAACTGCAAGTGCTGCGACCCCCGTGGACACCAAGGGCAAGTTGCCGGCCGACGATAGTCCCCGCGTTGCTGATCCGACGGCCTACCGCAGCCTTGCCGGGGCGCTTCAGTACCTGACGATCACTCGCCCCGAGCTCGCCTATGCCGTGCAGCAAATATGTCTTCacatgcatgatccccgtgagtcTCATCTCGGGTTGATCAAGCGTGTTCTGCGGTATGTCCGGGGCTCCACCGCGCTCGGCCTCCACCTCCGCGCCTCTTCGACGTTGGACCTACGCGCCTACactgatgcagactgggcggggTGCCCGGACACGCGGTGCTCTACCTCTGGCTTCTGCGTCTACCTCGGCGACGCACTCATCTCGTGGTCCTCGAAGCATCAGGCCACAGTCTCACGCTCTAGCGCCGAGGCTGAGTACCGTGGTGTTGCCAACGCCGTGGCAGAGTGTGTTTGGCTTCGCCAGCTCCTCGGCGAGCTCCGCTGCACCTTCACCACCGCCACGCTTGTCTAATGCGACAACGTCTCGGCCGTCTACATGTCCagcaaccccgttcatcatcgccggacAAAACACATTGAGCTCGACATTCACTTCGTCCGCGAGCGCGTTGCTCTCAGCCAGTTTCGCGTGCTCCACATCCCAACTCGCCAACAGCTCGCTGACATGATGACCAAAGGACTGCCAACGGAGATTTTTCAAGACTTCCGATCCAGTCTTTGCGTCTCCAACAGCAACGTCAGGGTCAACACACACGATCACCACCTCATGTACGTGCAGTACGTGGTCTAGCGCACGTCCTAAGGATCAGTGGTGCCCTCTGTAACTTGTATATAACTGGCACCCGATGAATGGAAAAGCTGTGTTGGATCCTCTTCTCTCCTTTCATGGTCAAACTAAATAACTCTGGTCTATCGGAATATTTGCTTACACACGCATATATAGTATGATGGAATCTCACTGTTAGGGAAACGCCATTCCTAGTCATAGGATTGATCGACAGAAGAGTCGGGGTACGGTTGTCTCAGACGCATGAACCACTGCCTCCACTGCTACGGTGTTACCTGCTCTCTAATGTTGGGTTACAGTCTGGTTCTTTTACACGTTAGGAGACAAAGACTTTCTAAACTCTAATGATCTTAGACAAGTTTGGAGGGCTAGCATGCTGAGAGCCCAGAGAAGATGTTCATACTTCAGCGTCCAAGCAGCAAAAACCAATATGAACGGAGGCCATGTTGAGAACTGAAACAGGATCATCAGGATGAACGGAAGACTGGAGGAACATTGACCGCCAGGCATTTGACGCATTTACTTGACTACTACACTGTACATCGCTATGTGTATATCACTTCCCATCTTGCTGGAAGACTGCAACACCTTAGAGCATCTNNNNNNNNNNNNNNNNNNNNNNNNNNNNNNNNNNNNNNNNNNNNNNNNNNNNNNNNNNNNNNNNNNNNNNNNNNNNNNNNNNNNNNNNNNNNNNNNNNNNNNNNNNNNNNNNNNNNNNNNNNNNNNNNNNNNNNNNNNNNNNNNNNNNNNNNNNNNNNNNNNNNNNNNNNNNNNNNNNNNNNNNNNNNNNNNNNNNNNNNNNNNNNNNNNNNNNNNNNNNNNNNNNNNNNNNNNNNNNNNNNNNNNNNNNNNNNNNNNNNNNNNNNNNNNNNNNNNNNNNNNNNNNNNNNNNNNNNNNNNNNNNNNNNNNNNNNNNNNNNNNNNNNNNNNNNNNNNNNNNNNNNNCCCAGTCGCGTCACTAAGTCCTTGTTTATCACCGGTTTGGGCCGAAATAACAGCCGACGAACCCGAGCCGAACTCAGCCCCCCGGGGGCGCCCCAGGCGCCGGCCGAAGTGAAAAGGCACGTGGGCCCGCTCTGTCGGCGACGGATaggccttttcccgccgtttcccctctttccttctattCCTCATTGTTTCCCCCCTTCTGCCCTGCCACTCCCGCCATTCTCCTCCCACTCCCCACCATCCGGCCGCCATGCTATCGAAGAAGTATTCGGCCCCTCGCTCCACTGCCGTTGTCGATTCCGCCCAGCCGAAACAGAGGAAGCCAAGGGCGCCGATGGTGAAACCACCGAGCGTGTCCAACGCCGAGTGGAGGGCGGAGGTTCAGCGCCGGGAGGCTGTCACCACCGACCGTTAGAACAGGCTCAACGCCAAGAAGGCCAGGGACGTGGCcgcgtcggcggtggcggcggagcagGTAGAGGCGTCTCGTGCTGGGATGATGAATCCGCCTGGCCCCTACCCGCAAGCTACGTGGAGCCAACAGAGTGTCGCGTCGCCGGCTAACTTctcgccgccgttgccgccatgggGTACGCACCCTCACCTGACTACTCCGACAGCGACGCGCATGGTGgattcaaccccaacatcaccttcccaCATGGCGCGCCGCCACGTGCCTCACCCTCCGGTCTGAACCCCGACCAGCGCACTCCCTCGCCCGCGTTTGCCGGCCTCGACAACCAGTACAACTACTCGTCACCGGCGTACTCAGCCTCGCCGACGCCTCCTCTGCGCCGGGATGCCCTACCATTCTCACAAGCCTCCGCGCCACAGTTTGGCAACCCCGACGCGACCGACGCTGACATGGACAAGATCATCACGAGCggctcggccgccgccgcctcctaccCCTGGTTCCATGCGCAAGACGACAAAATGGACACCACCGTAGACATGGACGACTAGCTCGACGATGCCGAGGAGCAGggggaggaggaagtggaggaggagCTGGAGCCGGCGCCGATGAGTAAAGGGAAAAAGAGGAAGCGGGGGTCGAATGCCAGGCCAGGAGAGCCAtgcatcaagtggacgtccaaagAAGACGAGTGCCTCGCTGAAGCATGGAAGACCGTCAGCATCGACCCAATCACCGGCGCTAACCAGAACGCCGACACGTACTGGAGACGGATCAAGTCGGCGTTCTATGAGCGCAAGTTAGTCGACCCCTACTTCGTTGCCATCCACATGCGGCGCGGCGAAAAGGCCATGTCGAACCATTGGGCAATCATCCAGGCGgcctgcaacaaatggcatgggatcgtcgaggagatCGCGGCTCGCCAGGAAAGCAGTGCCAACGTCGAGGGTCAGGTATGTCCAGCCGCCGACTAACTTCTGTCACCGTGTACGTTGCCGACACTTGTTCTTTTACTGCACAGATGGTTCAGATGTTCAACATGTACCGCCAGGACAACAACGACCAAGAGTTCAAGTTCCTTCATGTGTTCTCCCGGATCGAGTCATGCGAGAAGTGGAGGGATGTCCGGCtcaccctcgccaaggccaaggagacctacaagccggacgGGCCCGCCCTGGGGGCGGCGGATGGGCGCGCTGATGGCAACAAAAGAGCCAAGACGGCGACGGACGCGGCGCCGGTTGCCGAGCGGCTGCAATCATCGATCGAGCAGTGCATCACCAATGCCAAGAACAACGccgcaaagagggagaagaaatccGACGTGTGATGGTCGGCGTTAATGACCAAGCAGGACGTGAAGCTCGACCTACTCTGGACCAACGTCGGCACGAAAAAGAGGAACACCGTCCTGACGTTCTTGATGGGGGCGGACATGTCGACGATGGACGAGCAGATCAAGGCGTGGTACTTGGCGGAGCACAGCCTCATCTTGAACCAGATGCCTTCGACCACAACGCTGACGCCCGGCCCGAGTGATGAAGCCACACCGACGCTGAGCACAGAAGCCACACCGACGCCGACCAGCCCGAACACAGAAGGCACGCCGACGGCGGCCAGTCCCACGCCGGAGGAGCCGGTCGTTTGATGTATTCCTTTGTCTACACGTCCTTCTTTTTGAACGCCAAACTTTCGTGTATGTTTTGATCGTGGAACTATGGCATGCGGTTTTAGGCTAAACGTGCAGTGGACACCCTCGATAGACCTCAGTCACGTAAAACAAGCCTGGCACGTTGGAACATTGAAACAATTTAAGCCATAAGATCAGACCAGATGAATAGTGTTGGATAGCTGAGATGATTTTGGTTCACCGCCTTCGTACATACTTTTTTCGTtcaaaaatacttgtcggagaaataaaaaaaaagatgtatcttagaactaaaatacgtctagatacattccaCAGGTATTTTCGGATGGAGAGAGTATATATAGCGGAAAACAAGCGGCGGAGACTGAGAAAACCTATGCGCCGCTTCGCACCCAAACTCTCTCGCCGCCTCCCTCCGGCCGGCCTCAGTCAGACGGCGCTCCGGCTGCCCCTCCCCCGTGGCCGGCCTACTCCGCTCCTCCGCCGGCCACCAAGTTCTCCTGCCGGGACTGGGGGCCCTAAACCCGACGAGCCGtaagagctcgccgccgccgctgcctcgatCGGTAATCTTCTCTTCGCAGATCAGATCTCATCTCGTGTACGTACGCTGGGCGCTATTTCGGATATGTAGTCGTCAAGGTCGATGCTATTCATCGGTACGAATTCAGAGATCATCCTAGCACATTTCATCAAAATGAAAACATTTTTTGCCTTCAAATAAAATGCTCGCTGCCGCTGCATGACAAGATAGGTTAGGACTTAGGAACTAGGATGAACATCATTCTGTTCGCTAGGCACTAACTTGTAATTTTGCATCACTCTTTTGCCTGATTTATTTTTGTTATACCTAATAATTCAGCCTGGGACATGTTTCATTCCCGGCCACGCCACATGTTAAGATTGGCTGTTGTTGGCTCTACAGATTGACAAGTTCTCAAGATAAATCAGagcaaattaaaaagaaaaagggaCAAACTTATGATCCAATCAAGTGGAGCCACTGTGCAAATTTGAACCGCTGGAAATTTTCTTCTTGTTGAGTTTCATTGAGTGTGCAAAAATACGGAATTGACAACACTAAAACATGACTTCTTTAGTGTGGTTTATAgcggtaattgcctttggctcctaggtgcatatgcacccattgtcaaaatacacatttcgaaaagttgaaaaattcaaaacaaaaatcCTGCGTGTATATCTggacattttatgtgcgtgcacaaggtttcagtgaaaaacgacgttttttgtggcttgtgtaaaaaagacaatttctgatgcttcattctaactattcacgaggcatttctttattttttttacacaagccataaaaaacgtcgtttttcaccgaaaccttgtgaacgcacataaaatgtccggatataaaCGTGGGTTTTTTGTTCCGAATTTTTCAACTTTTTgaaatgtgtatttcgacaatgggtgcatatgcacctaggagccaaaacgccGCTCTCGGTTTATAGGCTTTGTTGTACTGCATCCTTGTTACCCATATTATGTTTTGCACTTTATAGCAGGTTATTTACAGCAATTATGGGTCTGTTCAAGCACAACTCCATCTATCTAGTTCATATAGCTGCCTCTGATTCAGAAGGCATTGCTCATTTTGTTTCTTTCGGGATGCAGGTAACGGCAGCTGGGCTTTGCCGAGAGGAAGGTTCATAATTGATAAGATAGCAGAGAAGATGGAAAACCAGGAGGTCTTGCTACCTCAAGACATGCTTGCAGACGTCCTAGGCCGTCTTGCACCACGTGACCTTGCCATATCCCGCTGCGTCTGCAAAGCCTGGTGCACCATCATCGATGCTCGCCGCCTACTTCTAGCTGACCTCCTTCCACGCAGGGTAGGCGGTATAATCATCAATTTCAACGACTTATTGTTGTCAGAATTCTTCTCTCGCCCATCGACAGGCCCCTCGGTGTCTGGCAACCTCAACTACTTACCTTCCATATCTGTCGTCAAGGACCATTGCAatggccttcttttgcttgatggcTACGTGGTTAACCCCGCTACAAGACAGTGGGCGGAGTTGCCACCGTGCCCATCTCTGGGGCTGGAGTCTTTCGAAGGAGAGCACCTTGTATTTGACCCATCCATATCTCCGCACTATGAGGTGCTGGTAATCCCCATTTCTCCCAAGTTAGACCGTGATGTCAAATTGGATCCCGCTGTAGAGGAATTAGAATGGCCAGCATCATTATGCATGCTACACGTGTTCTCATCAAGGACAAAACAATGGGAGGAGAGGCGTTTTGTTCGGGAAGGGGAGGCTGCTGGGACAATTGCGGACATGCGATTGGCTCGGCAATATTATCAGAACCGTGCTGTCTACTGGCGAGGATCACTTTACGTCCATTTGCCAAGCCACTTTGTTATGAGGTAACTGCTCACTCATGAAATatcatatttttttattgtttaacTACATATCAATGGAAATTTTATCCAGTTATATGATTTGTTACTAGTGTTTCTCAATGATTTCATTCTTGCAGGATATCATTGTCAAACAACAAGTATCAAGTAATTAAACCACCGAAAGGGAGAAGCACTCTATTTGGGCAAGATATGCTTTATATAGGTAAGTCAGAGAAGGGGGTTTATTGTGCACCTGTGGATAACCCGGTCCGGGTATGGATCCTTGATGAATCGTGTGGGCAGTTGGAATGGGTGTTGAGGCATAACATTTCCCTTCACGTTGACACTGACGAAAGCAGCAGACCCTGGACCTTACAGGATGTTAACTATTATGAAGGCTATGGTGAGGATGCTAAAGATGAAGCAATAGCGCCGCAGAAATTTGACTGGGATTCTGAAAGTGATAATCTTATTGACCCAAAAAGCATGGCTGATGACGAGTTTCCTTGTTATACTGGTATACTTGGATTCCATCCTTTCAAAGAGGTTGTCTTCCTGTGTGTCGGATTGCAAAGAGGGCTGGCATACCATTTAGATAGCTCGAAGGTCCAAGAGTTGGGAAACATATTTCCCAAATGTTATGGCACATCGATTGGTATCCAGCCATTTATAAAGGAGTCTTTCATATACACTCCTTGCTGGATGGAAGAGTTACCATAGAGCAATCAATTTAACGCATCTTCTCTAAGTCTCATCGCTGTAGTAAGTTTTTTGTGTTTTGAGCAAAATCAATTAATGTCTACATATATACATGTCCAAGTTGCTGAACTAATGGAAGCATGTCGTTGTGTGTATTTGCTGCACGTTTTTATACTCGTTGTATGAGTGGTACTGACACTCAAAAGAACTGTGAGTTGTTATTTGTTAGCATCGCTGGTAACGCAAGCCCACTGGTTTCGTGCTGTCTGTTATTATATTGCTTCCGGACAGCGTCGGGTTCACTCACAGACAATTATTCTCCATTTTAACAGAATAGGCAGCTTGCCAGACTTGCAGCCGGCCTATGGATCTTGTAGGTTGAAGGACAGGAAGATGCACAACTTGCTACGTCGTATGCACCCAGGCAGCCACGTCCACCCTAGGCGACTAGGGTTTCTGTACTCCGCCGACGAGTATTGTCGGCGTTGAGTTTCGGTCTTGCTACGGTTGGGCGCCAGTATCAGTAGGGATGTAAGTGGTAAATAAATGGCGTCCGTAATCCCgtttagttagtttttgctagcttgatagttcattttcctcaaacaaAATTTTTTTTTTGGAACTATCATATCATAAGTGGACTTTaaacgggattaaacgggacccggtTGACATCCCTAATATCAGTTTCCACTTCATCGCACCTCTCCACATGCGTTCAGGCCCCCATGTTCTGTTGTATCGCTGCTGTGTGAGCGCGGAGGAGATGCAGAACGGCGACTAATAGCAGTTTCCGCCTCGATGGAATCCGGCGGCTCAGTGAAGGGGAAAAGCAAGGGAGGAGATGAGGTTGATATGGAATCAGGGATGAGAAACATGAACCTGAAGGAATCGGAACTGCAGTATTTCGTAGGGGAGGAGTAGCTGCGGAAAAGCCGAAGATCACATCAAACCACATCGCTGATCTAGTCTAGCACCTTGGCATACAAAATGTTACTACTACATCGATCGTTTATGCTCATTCTGAGACGGTACTGTTAGCGCTCTCGCCCTGCCGCGTGCCCGGCAATCTTGAACTGCTTCCATTCATCCAGGAGACTCCGGAGCAGGCCCAGCTTCATGTGCAGCCCCTTGAGGCAGCTGCCGTGGAAGGTGTAGAGCTGCCAGAAGTCCTTCTTGTGCTGGCAGAAGTCGATGAAGTGCAGCGCCACGCCGTGCCGCAGCGACAGCCCGTGCCTCATCTTGTCAAACACGTACTGGTCGTGCTGGCCTGGGTGCGCTGTCCTCGCCTCGTATCACCCCTTGAAGAAGGCGGCCGGCCTCGCGTACAGGAACCCGCCGTTGGCGTTCTTCCACACGTCGTAGGGGTCGTCGCCGTAGAACTGGTCGCACGAGACGGCGACGTCGGCGCCCACGGGCACCCGCAGCAGCGGTTCCGGAACCACACGATATCCACATCCTGGTCGATCGATCGACGAAAGACATCCAGAGATCAAAAAGATACATTTGCAGCATGGTAGGACATGCATCGTGCAACATGTCAGAAAGATTTGGGGACATGGATGTTGCATGCACGCATAATGTGTGTTGCACTTGCACCACTCACCGTGAAGACGAAGGAGTAGCCGAGCTCCAGGACGCGGGTCTGGAACTTGTTCCTGGCCCACATCATCTCCACGTAGTCCTTGCTCATGTACTCCTCCGCCGTGAAGTTGACACCGCCGCCGATGTCGAGCGGGTGCACCGTCGAAACACCACGGCGACGATGACGAGGTGACGACTGAGCAGGGGCTCCGTCTTGTCGCCCTCGCGGAAGCTCTCCAGGAAGAGGTCCAGCAGTGAGCCGGGCGCTGCCCATGCCTTGTTGCCGAAGGTCATGAGGATGGTGTTGTGCCAGGGGCGGAGCCCAATGGGCCAACCCTGTAGCACAGGCTATAGGGTCCGATTTGTTTTTACGTACTAAATATCAGGTTTTGGGCCCAGGGCAACAGGGTAGGCCGGAAAGAGTGCTACAGGGCCCATAATACCAGGCGCGCCATGCCTCCTTTGGTCCGCTTCCAGCAGCCCATCACGCACGAATCCATCTAGCAACTAGTCAACGAttccctcaaaaaagaaaaaagcaaCTAGTCAACGATCTATGTGGCTTCCCGTGTAGCGAACAAAACAATCAATCCGAGAAAAAAGGCGTACCGCCACACACAGCGATTCGGCGACGTGTGCAGCGGCCGGCGGCGATCGGTCGATCCAGGGATTGAGAACctgtgcagcggcggcggcgatcgaACCAAGACTACAAGAGGCAAGAGCAGAGTAGGTACTTCTACTGTAGCTACTCTTTCGATAGGGTTCGATTTAAAATTTGGAATTGATCTATTCCTGAGTCCTGACGAAGTGACGATCCGAAGCAGCGCGCAGCAGTAGCACTGATCCGTTACTGTCTTCCTCGTCGATCCGAACGTCCGCACAACAGCGGCAGCCGGCACCGGTGGCGTCGtaattttctcttcttctctcttAGCAATATATCAATGTGTTTTTGATTATTTTTTTGTCTAGATTAAGGTCATCTATTGAGTCGAATTTACCCCTTATTTGTGTTGTTTGTCCTACATATTTTTGTATGTATTAAATCAAGGAAATTGTTGCTAGCAGATTGAATGACCCGGGCAAGATAAAATTGATAGAACATTATCATCCAAAATCTGAAAgatctggtaagaagaaaacacttTCTTAGGCATTTTAttatgttctactccctccgtttgtttTTATAAGACGTTTCAGACAGCTTGCTTTCTACTATTTTGAATAGTGTCTGAatgtctaaaacgtcttataaaaatAGAGGTAGTACTTGAAACTGTAATTCTAGTTTTGTTATTGTAGGTTATTGAGCCTTGGTGTCTGATAATGTGTTTTGGAATTTGAGAATGCAAGACATCCTTTTCAAGAAATTTTGTCG
Above is a window of Triticum dicoccoides isolate Atlit2015 ecotype Zavitan chromosome 5B, WEW_v2.0, whole genome shotgun sequence DNA encoding:
- the LOC119309812 gene encoding uncharacterized protein LOC119309812, with product MTKQDVKLDLLWTNVGTKKRNTVLTFLMGADMSTMDEQIKAWYLAEHSLILNQMPSTTTLTPGPSDEATPTLSTEATPTPTSPNTEGNGSWALPRGRFIIDKIAEKMENQEVLLPQDMLADVLGRLAPRDLAISRCVCKAWCTIIDARRLLLADLLPRRVGGIIINFNDLLLSEFFSRPSTGPSVSGNLNYLPSISVVKDHCNGLLLLDGYVVNPATRQWAELPPCPSLGLESFEGEHLVFDPSISPHYEVLVIPISPKLDRDVKLDPAVEELEWPASLCMLHVFSSRTKQWEERRFVREGEAAGTIADMRLARQYYQNRAVYWRGSLYVHLPSHFVMRISLSNNKYQVIKPPKGRSTLFGQDMLYIGKSEKGVYCAPVDNPVRVWILDESCGQLEWVLRHNISLHVDTDESSRPWTLQDVNYYEGYGEDAKDEAIAPQKFDWDSESDNLIDPKSMADDEFPCYTGILGFHPFKEVVFLCVGLQRGLAYHLDSSKVQELGNIFPKCYGTSIGIQPFIKESFIYTPCWMEELP